Part of the Sulfurovum sp. TSL6 genome, ATGCTGCCACACTCTGATACGGGTGCTTATAACCAAATGCCGTATGAAGGGTTAACAAAAGAGCAATATGAAGCACGTCTTGCAGAGATGCCCTCTATTGACTGGAACACTTTTGCCAATAACAAAACTATCTCATAAATGATGCAATGACCTTTTTGTAATCAGGATGATGATGTACAGTGTTATGCCCTACATCACTGAGTCTCACAACTTCAATCTCTCTATACTTAAAAGAATCGATAAGATTTTGGGTATTTTCATAAGGTATTATCCTGTCATTAGCTGCAACTATGATCAATGTGTCTGTAGTGATCTTATTAGCTCTTCCAGCCGAATCTAATCGTTCTTTCACGATGAGATCCATCGGAAAAAATCTGTAGAGTTTTTTACCTACACTTACCGCACTATCAAAAGGTGTCACAAGAATAAGCTTATCTACATCACGTTTGGAAGCCAAGTATGTTGCTACAGCCCCTCCTATACTTCGACCCATGGTCGAGAGTGCACTATGCTGTTTAATAAAATGATCGTAAACAAACAATGCATCACTGTACAAGCCTTCTTCATACGGAGATCCGCTACTGCCTCCATAACCGCGGTAGTTGACGAGGTAGACTGTACGGTCGGCAAAAAGTGTTCGAAAATCATCGATATTGTATGCAACGTTCTCAGCATTACCTCCAAAGTAGATAAGCGCTTTCTCTTTGCCCGGGTTAAGTGTCCATACCTTGATACGTACTTCACCTGTATCTAGTACAGTATATGCAGTATCCCGAACACTTACCTCAGAAGTAGGCAAGTAAATCATCTGTCGTTGAAAGAGAAAAAGTAAAAAACACATGAGCACGTAAGCGATACTCAATACAGCTATAAATGAAACCATTTTTCTACCCTTTATTGCATTCTCCATCATACTATGATCCCTTATGCATTAAGATGTAGCAATCCTTGTTAAAAAAGTAACCATCAAGAAGTATGTATGATTAAGCTACTCTTTTACGATTCCCTTCATAAACTGCTGTAGATCTGTCGGGAACGGGAAGATCACTGTATTTGTTTTATCATTGGATATATCACTCAAAGTCTGCAGGTAACGTAATTGTATTCCATGAGGATTGTCGCTAAGAATTTTAGCCGCTTCAACAAGGTTTTTACTTGCTTCAAGTTCTCCTTTGGCATTGATCACTTTCGCACGACGTTCCCGTTCCGCTTCTGCCTGTTTAGCAATGGCACGTACCATGCTTTCATTAAGGTCTACATGCTTGATCTCAACATTGGAGATTTTGATCCCCCAAGTATCAGTCTGTTTATCAAGTATCTCCTGTATATCATAATTCAATTGTTCCCGTTCTGCAAGCATTTCATCAAGTTCATGTCGACCCAGGACGGAACGTAGAGTCGTCTGCGCAAGCTGGCTGGTAGCAGCATAAAAATTCTCTACCTGTATAATCGCTTTTTCAGGGTCAACTACACGAAAGTAGACTACTGCATTGACATTCACAGAAACATTATCATGAGAAATAACATCTTGCTCTGGTACATCCAAAACAATAATACGTAGGTCCACCCGTTCCATTCTCTGTATAAACGGTATCAATATGATCAGACCTGGGCCTTTCACCCCAGTAAAGCGACCAAGTGTAAAAATTACACCACGCTCATATTCACGTAAGATTCGAATGGCAGCAGCCAGAAAAATAATCAGTATCATCACGATATAGACGGTGGTCATTGGTAGTATAGGTAACATAATTTACTCCTTTATTGGATTGACGTGCAGAACCAATCCTGATAGACTCTCTACACGCACTTTTTGACCGATTTCAAGGTCACTCTTAGATTCAGCATACCATACTTCACCATGGCAACGCACACGATATCTTTTTTCTGATGATTCAAGGACTTCGGCAATAGAACCGACCATCTCATCTGCACCGGTTACTATTTTGACAGATCTGGATTTGATAAGGAAACGTATCACAAAGATGAAAAAAACCAGACTCACCAAGGAGAAGGCTATGATAAGTGGAATGGAAACGCCACTTCCCAGTGTATCGGCATCAAAAAG contains:
- a CDS encoding slipin family protein; translation: MLPILPMTTVYIVMILIIFLAAAIRILREYERGVIFTLGRFTGVKGPGLIILIPFIQRMERVDLRIIVLDVPEQDVISHDNVSVNVNAVVYFRVVDPEKAIIQVENFYAATSQLAQTTLRSVLGRHELDEMLAEREQLNYDIQEILDKQTDTWGIKISNVEIKHVDLNESMVRAIAKQAEAERERRAKVINAKGELEASKNLVEAAKILSDNPHGIQLRYLQTLSDISNDKTNTVIFPFPTDLQQFMKGIVKE
- a CDS encoding alpha/beta hydrolase, with amino-acid sequence MMENAIKGRKMVSFIAVLSIAYVLMCFLLFLFQRQMIYLPTSEVSVRDTAYTVLDTGEVRIKVWTLNPGKEKALIYFGGNAENVAYNIDDFRTLFADRTVYLVNYRGYGGSSGSPYEEGLYSDALFVYDHFIKQHSALSTMGRSIGGAVATYLASKRDVDKLILVTPFDSAVSVGKKLYRFFPMDLIVKERLDSAGRANKITTDTLIIVAANDRIIPYENTQNLIDSFKYREIEVVRLSDVGHNTVHHHPDYKKVIASFMR